Below is a window of Microbacterium saperdae DNA.
ACGCGCGCCGCACCACGTCCGAGCGCCGTGAGACCTACTACGAGCGCATGGATGCCAAGGCCGAAGCCCGAGCAGAGGTGGAAGCTCAGCGTCTCGCCGCCTACCGGGGAGACGAGGAGTGACCGCACGGTCGCGGGCTGATCTCGCCACCGCGTCACGCATCGTCGTGAAGGTGGGGTCGTCCTCGATCAGTGGAGAGTCGTCCTGGCGCATCCCCGTGCTCGTCGAGGCCCTGGCTGCCGCGCACGCACGCGGCGCCGAGGTCGTGCTGGTCTCGTCCGGAGCGATCGCGACCGGCATCCCCTTCCTGCAGCTCGATGCCCGGCCCACGGACCTCGCCACGCAGCAGGCGGCCGCGGCCGTCGGGCAGACGATGCTCGTGTACCGCTACCAGGAGTCGCTGCGCCCCTTCGAGATCGTCGCGGGGCAGGTGCTCCTGACGACGGGTGACCTCGAGAACCCGACCTCGCGCAGCAACGCGCGGCGTGCGATGGAGCGGTTGATGAGCCTGCGCGTCCTGCCCATCGTGAACGAGAACGACACGGTCGCCACGCAGGAGATCCGCTTCGGCGACAACGACCGCCTCGGTGCGCTCGTCGCGCAGCTGATCGGCGCGGACGCGCTCATCCTGCTCAGCGACATCGAGTCGCTGTACACCAAGCCGCCGTCCGACCCGGGGGCGGAGCCGATCGACGTCATCGCCGCGGATGCGGACCTGAGCGGACTCGAGTTCGGCGCGACCGTCGTCAACAGCGTCGGCACCGGGGGAGCGGCGACCAAGGTCTCGGCTGCCCGACTCGCAGCCGCATCAGGGATCGGTGTGCTCGTCACCAGTGCGGACCTCGTAGACAAAGCCCTCGCCGGGGCCGAGATCGGCACCTGGTTCGAGCCCGCCGTCTGACCGTCTCCCAGGGACGTCACGCACCGATCCGGGTGATCCGGCACGCTCTAGACTGGGCGGATGACCGACCAGACCCCTCAGGTGCGTCTCGAGCGCGCAAAGGACGCCTCTCGCTCGATCGCCGCCCTCACGAGTGACGACAAGGCGCGTGCGCTCGAAGCCATCGCCGTCGCGCTGGAGTCGAACGCGGCTCCGATCATCGAAGCGAATGCGCTCGACATCGCCCGGGGGCGGGCCGATGGCATCGGCGAGTC
It encodes the following:
- the proB gene encoding glutamate 5-kinase translates to MTARSRADLATASRIVVKVGSSSISGESSWRIPVLVEALAAAHARGAEVVLVSSGAIATGIPFLQLDARPTDLATQQAAAAVGQTMLVYRYQESLRPFEIVAGQVLLTTGDLENPTSRSNARRAMERLMSLRVLPIVNENDTVATQEIRFGDNDRLGALVAQLIGADALILLSDIESLYTKPPSDPGAEPIDVIAADADLSGLEFGATVVNSVGTGGAATKVSAARLAAASGIGVLVTSADLVDKALAGAEIGTWFEPAV